The following are from one region of the Oncorhynchus nerka isolate Pitt River linkage group LG8, Oner_Uvic_2.0, whole genome shotgun sequence genome:
- the cth1 gene encoding cysteine three histidine 1, protein MFERSSDDLPMFPYHEGRDDLFPREHCSAGVGGGMSLAEALLPLVESPSQIPWLCSTRYKTELCSRYADTGFCKYAERCQFAHGLHDLHVQSRHPKYKTELCRTFHTAGYCVYGTRCLFAHTAKEQRPHRRRRNIPCRTFRSFGVCPFGTRCNFLHIEGDCDGGLESPGSAPEKSPIARPQPQSQDWKPRGALCRTFSSFGFCLYGTRCCFQHGLPSSIQAGARTHLLSLASDRFSSPCSSSSSSPPSGLPSPVWPDDSSPLLNNPVAHNAFTFSSQLNDVLLPLALRLQQLDNSQAMEAACNMQGVWGNKL, encoded by the exons ATGTTTGAG AGAAGCAGTGATGACCTGCCCATGTTCCCCTACCATGAGGGACGAGATGACCTGTTCCCTAGGGAGCACTGCTCAGCTGGAGTTGGGGGAGGCATGTCCCTGGCTGAGGCCCTCCTGCCCCTAGTGGAGTCTCCCTCCCAGATCCCCTGGTTGTGCTCCACCCGCTATAAGACGGAGCTGTGCAGTCGCTATGCCGACACGGGCTTCTGCAAGTATGCTGAGCGCTGCCAGTTTGCCCATGGCCTCCACGACCTCCACGTGCAGTCCCGCCACCCCAAGTACAAGACGGAACTGTGCCGCACCTTCCACACGGCAGGCTACTGCGTCTATGGCACCCGCTGCCTGTTTGCCCACACTGCCAAGGAACAGCGCCCCCACCGCCGGCGCCGCAACATCCCCTGCCGCACCTTCCGCTCATTCGGTGTGTGCCCCTTTGGCACACGCTGCAACTTCCTGCACATTGAGGGTGACTGTGATGGCGGCCTGGAGTCCCCAGGCAGCGCTCCTGAGAAGTCCCCCATTGCCAGACCCCAACCACAATCCCAGGACTGGAAGCCCCGCGGGGCCCTGTGCCGCACCTTTAGCTCCTTTGGCTTCTGCCTCTACGGCACCCGCTGCTGCTTCCAACATGGCCTGCCGAGCAGCATCCAGGCAGGTGCCCGCACCCATCTGCTGTCCCTAGCTTCAGACAGGTTCTCATCTCCctgctcctcatcctcctcctctccaccatctgGACTGCCCTCCCCGGTCTGGCCTGATGATTCATCCCCCCTGCTGAACAACCCCGTGGCCCACAATGCCTTCACCTTCTCCAGCCAGCTGAATGATGTGCTGCTGCCTCTGGCCCTCAGGCTCCAGCAGCTGGACAACAGCCAGGCCATGGAGGCTGCCTGCAACATGCAGGGTGTCTGGGGGAACAAGCTTTAG